The Desulfoscipio gibsoniae DSM 7213 genome contains a region encoding:
- a CDS encoding IS1096 element passenger TnpR family protein gives MQKTADELKISYAKVRKILITLGEYTTDFSLEVGKRRSMGKSILEIATELNTSTNRVTAFLPYEKNLYNGPELTTDAKKSEVYRKRIKIAREKFVNRAINKDEKRNLSIGKEKFMTNECYNNTNAFKTVHLHLELKNDHLDDAEKEILRKYGESSTGDSISRNILIPSDMPLHNLHYAIQRLFGWQNSHLRRFVLPEEIYNRLTGGTVKGWADLVGILFQPPGECEHDVFWDDDYQSGSIKTWLKKKYTGPYFFHGITEDYEWAQNDIKQLIERFPILEVKESFSDYMNRSKGKDKAKPRIIKKAPLIELTLEEMNNSITMEGGTESLLERLEVATVLAFKDEDVCNDNGIFPVTHKLIYNYDFGDDWTITITKEKDCNELLQKGYISKDELLDAEATVLTKHKPICIHKDGVFVLDDVGGLHGFISFLKEIYEGEDKEERSNYKAWAQSLGWSKRKISNKLIL, from the coding sequence TTGCAGAAGACAGCTGATGAACTGAAAATTTCATATGCAAAGGTTAGAAAAATTCTTATAACATTAGGGGAATATACAACGGATTTTAGCCTGGAGGTTGGAAAAAGAAGAAGTATGGGTAAGAGTATTTTAGAAATTGCTACTGAATTGAATACTTCAACAAACAGAGTTACTGCATTCTTGCCATATGAAAAAAATCTTTATAATGGTCCGGAACTAACAACAGATGCTAAAAAGAGTGAAGTATATAGAAAAAGAATTAAAATTGCCCGTGAAAAGTTTGTAAACAGAGCAATAAATAAAGATGAAAAAAGAAATTTATCAATAGGAAAGGAAAAGTTTATGACAAATGAATGTTATAACAATACAAATGCGTTTAAAACAGTACATCTCCATTTGGAATTAAAAAACGACCATTTAGATGACGCAGAGAAAGAGATTCTGCGCAAATACGGAGAATCATCAACAGGAGACTCAATCAGCAGAAATATTTTAATTCCTTCAGATATGCCCCTTCATAATTTGCACTATGCTATACAGAGATTATTTGGATGGCAAAATTCTCATTTACGCAGATTTGTTCTTCCTGAGGAAATCTATAATAGGCTAACAGGTGGAACTGTAAAAGGGTGGGCTGATTTAGTGGGTATACTTTTTCAGCCTCCTGGTGAGTGTGAGCATGATGTTTTTTGGGATGATGACTACCAAAGTGGGAGCATAAAAACATGGCTTAAGAAAAAGTATACAGGACCATACTTCTTCCATGGCATTACGGAAGATTATGAATGGGCTCAAAATGATATTAAACAATTAATTGAGCGTTTTCCAATTCTTGAGGTTAAGGAATCTTTCAGTGACTATATGAATAGGAGCAAGGGGAAGGATAAAGCAAAACCAAGAATTATAAAAAAAGCACCACTTATTGAATTAACTCTGGAAGAAATGAACAATTCCATTACTATGGAGGGTGGAACAGAGAGCCTGCTTGAACGACTTGAAGTAGCAACGGTTCTAGCTTTCAAGGATGAAGATGTTTGTAATGATAATGGTATCTTTCCAGTAACACATAAACTAATCTACAATTATGATTTTGGAGATGATTGGACAATAACCATTACTAAGGAAAAGGATTGCAATGAATTACTTCAAAAGGGCTATATTTCAAAGGATGAACTATTAGATGCAGAAGCGACAGTATTGACAAAACATAAACCTATATGCATTCATAAGGACGGAGTATTTGTTCTTGATGATGTAGGAGGGTTGCATGGCTTTATAAGTTTCCTGAAGGAGATTTATGAAGGTGAAGACAAAGAAGAACGAAGTAATTATAAGGCATGGGCACAAAGCCTTGGATGGAGCAAGAGAAAAATATC
- a CDS encoding major tail protein, giving the protein MALIGLKDTHIAVLTQDNGTGATYEAPTKLERAISAKLTPKTSTENIYSDDIVEDVITSFDSVEVEIELNQLSLTSRATHQGAKVVKGVLIESKEDIPVKLF; this is encoded by the coding sequence TTGGCTTTAATAGGGTTAAAAGATACTCATATCGCTGTTCTAACCCAAGACAACGGGACTGGTGCTACCTATGAGGCACCAACCAAACTGGAGAGGGCAATTAGTGCCAAGCTTACACCAAAGACCAGCACAGAAAACATTTATTCCGATGATATTGTTGAGGATGTTATAACATCATTTGATAGCGTGGAGGTTGAGATTGAACTCAATCAACTGTCACTGACGAGCAGGGCTACTCACCAAGGAGCAAAGGTAGTCAAGGGAGTTCTCATTGAAAGCAAGGAAGATATACCGGTCAAATTATTTTGA